The DNA region AGCCTCTTCAGAGCCCTGTCGGAACCCATAAAATCATGCACGAACTTTTCTACCGGCCTTGCGAGAATCTCTTCGGGCGTGTCGAACTGGAGAATCCTTCCCCCTTTCATAACGGCTATTTTATCTGCCAGTCTTATCGCCTCGTCTATATCGTGGGTCACGAAAACGATTGTCTTGTGCAGCTCCTCCTGAATTCTGGCGAACTCGTCCTGCAGTCTCACCCTCGTAAGAGGATCGACCGCCCCGAAAGGTTCATCCATGAGAATTATCGGCGGGTCGGCGGCAAGCGCTCTCGCAACTCCCACCCTTTGGGCTTCGCCGCCCGACAGCTCTTTGGGAAGCTTGCTTGCGTATGACTTAGGCTCCAGTCCGACCAGCTGCAGCAATTCATCTACCCGATCGTCGATCTTCGATCTCTCCCACTTCAACAGTTTGGGCACGGTGGCGACGTTGTCCTTGACTGACATGTGGGGAAAGAGTCCGACATTCTGGATGACGTAGCCTATTCCTCTCCTGAGCTGCCTAATATCCATCTCAGTCACATCGTTGCCGTCTATCAGAATCTTGCCGGCAGTAGGTCTGATTATACGGTTTATCATCTTGAGAGTCGTTGTCTTCCCGCATCCAGACGGCCCGATAAGAACGGTAAGTTCTCTCGAAGGTATCTCGAACGTGATATCTTTTGCAGCTACGGTCTCTTCATCGTATTCTTTTGTAACTTTCTCGAATCTAATCATCGGCTCCCTCCGAAACAAGCCCTCTGGGCGTCAGAATAGCTATCAGCAACTGCATAAGAGAATCGACTATCAGCGCAAGAGCCACGATCGGCAACGCCCCTAACAGCACCAGATCCATTGCGGCCTGACCAAGGCCTTGAAAGACGAAAACACCCAGGCCCCCCGCTCCTATGAGAGCGGCCATCGTAGTATTGCCTACCGCCTGAACGGCCGCCGTTCTCACTCCTGCCAAAACGACCGGAAGCGAGATCGGAATTTCGACCTTCCCGAGAACCTGTAATCTACTCATTCCCATGGCCCTGGCAGCCTCCACCGTATCGACCGGAATCACCTTCAGACTAGAATAAGTATTCCTGACAATCGGGAGCAACGAATAAAGAATCAGAGCTATCATGGCTGGAGCCCAACCCACGCCAGTTATTCCAATCTCCCTCAGAAAGGGCAGACTGCGAGAAAGATACGAAAGGGGAGCGATCAGCAGCCCAAAGAGAGCTATGCTGGGAATCGTCTGAATGAAGTTCACTACCCCGAAAACCGGCTTCTCTATCTTGGGAGACCTGTTAGCCACTATTCCAAGAGGCACTCCGATAATCACTCCAGCAACTACGGCTCCACCGGCTATCGTCAAATGCCTTGCCGTCTCCTCGAGAAACCTGTCGCTCCTGTTTGCATACTCTTTCATGATCGCAAGCTCCTTGAGATGACCGGAGCCAAGCACTATGAGAAACGAGGCAATAGGAATCAATACAAGAAGCGCGGAGAGAACCTTTTTGTCTTTAAGCCTTCTTCTGGCGGCGAACACGACTATGTAGCCGGCCAGAAGCAGAAGCCACAGTCCTGTATAGGGCGAGACTCTGGCGAAGGGACCCGTCGCGGAAGCGATGGAAACTGCGTGGCTTCCGGCAAGGAAAAAACCGAAAACAGGTACAAGTCCTGCAACAATACCCAT from Mesotoga sp. BH458_6_3_2_1 includes:
- a CDS encoding ABC transporter permease — its product is MAILGMAIMLFSLVIPGFLSVKETRISEALPVSLGSFSIIGLVLLAAVSVSIFFLSYTEHSFLMGIVAGLVPVFGFFLAGSHAVSIASATGPFARVSPYTGLWLLLLAGYIVVFAARRRLKDKKVLSALLVLIPIASFLIVLGSGHLKELAIMKEYANRSDRFLEETARHLTIAGGAVVAGVIIGVPLGIVANRSPKIEKPVFGVVNFIQTIPSIALFGLLIAPLSYLSRSLPFLREIGITGVGWAPAMIALILYSLLPIVRNTYSSLKVIPVDTVEAARAMGMSRLQVLGKVEIPISLPVVLAGVRTAAVQAVGNTTMAALIGAGGLGVFVFQGLGQAAMDLVLLGALPIVALALIVDSLMQLLIAILTPRGLVSEGADD
- a CDS encoding ABC transporter ATP-binding protein, with amino-acid sequence MIRFEKVTKEYDEETVAAKDITFEIPSRELTVLIGPSGCGKTTTLKMINRIIRPTAGKILIDGNDVTEMDIRQLRRGIGYVIQNVGLFPHMSVKDNVATVPKLLKWERSKIDDRVDELLQLVGLEPKSYASKLPKELSGGEAQRVGVARALAADPPIILMDEPFGAVDPLTRVRLQDEFARIQEELHKTIVFVTHDIDEAIRLADKIAVMKGGRILQFDTPEEILARPVEKFVHDFMGSDRALKRLSRIPVLEYIEKSETIDVNGGWEQLGVTKEEFVWALDEDRKLVGWVDVSHSNRELPLREALTEMLEEEILSPDSTVKEALSRMLESGTMALPVVDRAGRFLGQISLSKIQELTKSDREEE